A single window of Apodemus sylvaticus chromosome 4, mApoSyl1.1, whole genome shotgun sequence DNA harbors:
- the LOC127682346 gene encoding arylacetamide deacetylase-like 2 isoform X2, with the protein MGYKALCFGFSCILFAYCLYSPIPENIEEPWKVRYVDTLIKTISLTATLFENIGLMKYEKIFSTATAFYITQAVSDENITVIDTDFSNIPVRLYLPKKKLERKRPAVIYIHGGVFVAGSCKMKAHDNLNRLTSNKLGAVVVGIDYRLAPQHPFPAALEDCVSVIKFFLQDSVLAKYKVDPSRICIMGDSSGGTLAATVTQLLRNDPKFKNRIKAQALIYPGLQMIDTFLPSHREYEHGPILSRDMMLKLASLYVTNDSSLIQALLRNEHMPEGSRHLFKFVNWSDFLPEKYKKNHVYIEPVLGKLNASYPALVDSRLFPLLVNDSQLQNLPLTYILTCEHDLLRDDSFIYITRLRNVGVQVVHDHMEGGIHGVLSFTTGSVVLHLGFKIRNRYIRWLEENL; encoded by the exons ATGGGGTACAAAGCTCTGTGCTTTGGAttctcttgtattttatttgcttattgtCTTTATTCTCCCATTCCAGAGAATATTGAAGAACCCTGGAAAGTGAGATATGTGGATACGCTTATAAAA ACTATATCATTAACT GCCACATTATTTGAAAACATAGGTCTcatgaaatatgaaaaaatattttcaactgcGACAGCATTTTACATTACACAAGCAGTTTCAGATGAAAACATTACAGTGATTGACACAGACTTCAGTAACATCCCTGTTCGTTTGTACTTGCCAAAGAAGAAACTTGAAAGAAAGCGACCAGCTGTGATTTACATCCATGGTGGTGTATTTGTCGCAGGAAGTTGCA AGATGAAAGCTCATGACAACCTAAACAGACTCACGTCGAACAAACTTGGTGCTGTTGTTGTAGGAATTGA CTACAGACTTGCCCCTCAGCATCCATTCCCAGCTGCCCTTGAAGACTGTGTTTCTGTGATCAAGTTCTTTCTCCAGGATAGTGTTCTTGCCAAATACAAAGTGGATCCCTCTCGCATATGCATTATGGGAGACAGTTCTGGGGGCACCTTGGCAGCAACCGTGACTCAGCTG CTACGGAATGATCCAAAATTCAAAAATAGAATCAAGGCCCAAGCCTTGATATATCCTGGCCTACAGATGATTGACACCTTTCTGCCATCTCACCGAGAGTATGAACATGGTCCAATCCTGTCCAGGGACATGATGCTCAAGTTGGCATCGCTATATGTGACTAACGACTCATCACTGATCCAGGCCTTACTGAGAAATGAGCACATGCCGGAAGGATCCAGACACCTATTCAAGTTTGTTAACTGGAGTGACTTCCTTCctgagaaatataaaaagaaccaTGTTTACATTGAACCAGTTCTTGGAAAATTGAATGCTTCCTACCCAGCGCTTGTGGATAGCAGGCTGTTTCCTTTGCTAGTCAATGACTCCCAGTTACAGAATTTGCCACTAACTTATATCCTCACTTGCGAGCATGATCTATTAAGAGATGATAGTTTCATTTATATCACTCGGCTTAGAAACGTTGGAGTTCAAGTCGttcatgaccacatggagggaggAATTCATGGAGTTCTATCATTCACTACAGGTTCAGTGGTTTTACATCTaggatttaaaataagaaataggTATATTCGTTGGTTAGAAGAAAACCTATAA
- the LOC127682346 gene encoding arylacetamide deacetylase-like 2 isoform X1 — MGYKALCFGFSCILFAYCLYSPIPENIEEPWKVRYVDTLIKVVSRMATLFENIGLMKYEKIFSTATAFYITQAVSDENITVIDTDFSNIPVRLYLPKKKLERKRPAVIYIHGGVFVAGSCKMKAHDNLNRLTSNKLGAVVVGIDYRLAPQHPFPAALEDCVSVIKFFLQDSVLAKYKVDPSRICIMGDSSGGTLAATVTQLLRNDPKFKNRIKAQALIYPGLQMIDTFLPSHREYEHGPILSRDMMLKLASLYVTNDSSLIQALLRNEHMPEGSRHLFKFVNWSDFLPEKYKKNHVYIEPVLGKLNASYPALVDSRLFPLLVNDSQLQNLPLTYILTCEHDLLRDDSFIYITRLRNVGVQVVHDHMEGGIHGVLSFTTGSVVLHLGFKIRNRYIRWLEENL; from the exons ATGGGGTACAAAGCTCTGTGCTTTGGAttctcttgtattttatttgcttattgtCTTTATTCTCCCATTCCAGAGAATATTGAAGAACCCTGGAAAGTGAGATATGTGGATACGCTTATAAAAGTTGTTTCACGTATG GCCACATTATTTGAAAACATAGGTCTcatgaaatatgaaaaaatattttcaactgcGACAGCATTTTACATTACACAAGCAGTTTCAGATGAAAACATTACAGTGATTGACACAGACTTCAGTAACATCCCTGTTCGTTTGTACTTGCCAAAGAAGAAACTTGAAAGAAAGCGACCAGCTGTGATTTACATCCATGGTGGTGTATTTGTCGCAGGAAGTTGCA AGATGAAAGCTCATGACAACCTAAACAGACTCACGTCGAACAAACTTGGTGCTGTTGTTGTAGGAATTGA CTACAGACTTGCCCCTCAGCATCCATTCCCAGCTGCCCTTGAAGACTGTGTTTCTGTGATCAAGTTCTTTCTCCAGGATAGTGTTCTTGCCAAATACAAAGTGGATCCCTCTCGCATATGCATTATGGGAGACAGTTCTGGGGGCACCTTGGCAGCAACCGTGACTCAGCTG CTACGGAATGATCCAAAATTCAAAAATAGAATCAAGGCCCAAGCCTTGATATATCCTGGCCTACAGATGATTGACACCTTTCTGCCATCTCACCGAGAGTATGAACATGGTCCAATCCTGTCCAGGGACATGATGCTCAAGTTGGCATCGCTATATGTGACTAACGACTCATCACTGATCCAGGCCTTACTGAGAAATGAGCACATGCCGGAAGGATCCAGACACCTATTCAAGTTTGTTAACTGGAGTGACTTCCTTCctgagaaatataaaaagaaccaTGTTTACATTGAACCAGTTCTTGGAAAATTGAATGCTTCCTACCCAGCGCTTGTGGATAGCAGGCTGTTTCCTTTGCTAGTCAATGACTCCCAGTTACAGAATTTGCCACTAACTTATATCCTCACTTGCGAGCATGATCTATTAAGAGATGATAGTTTCATTTATATCACTCGGCTTAGAAACGTTGGAGTTCAAGTCGttcatgaccacatggagggaggAATTCATGGAGTTCTATCATTCACTACAGGTTCAGTGGTTTTACATCTaggatttaaaataagaaataggTATATTCGTTGGTTAGAAGAAAACCTATAA